From the genome of Falco biarmicus isolate bFalBia1 chromosome 2, bFalBia1.pri, whole genome shotgun sequence:
AAACTCCTTCCAGCCTCCAGACCGACTCAGAGCAATGGGATCAGGGAAAACAAACCCTGAACTGAGccctcagctctgcagaggtTGAGCATCCCACCATACATCACTAACCAGAGAAAGGTGAGGTGTGTCAGGAATTGAGTGAAATGGAGTTGAAATTTCTCCCCACAGTAGAATTTCCAAGTAATTTCTTGGACAGAGTGCAAGCTAAGAGTCTGCACAAGTTTTTGCACTCAAGCATGCAAACACCAAGGTTTTCAGTGCAGTTGGAGAAATGACTAAGTATGttagaattatttaaattagtGCCATAATATGCATACAAAATTACACAAGAAGATGGTAGGCAAGTGAATTAGCTAAcaggatggggaagaaaaaacagaaaacctaaAATGACACCACAGCTGCtgttctaggaaaaaaataatctcatcaagaacaaaaagagagaaCTTGAGTGAAGGCATAATTACTGTCCCTGTCAAGGGACACAGACTTCAACCAGCAAAGTATGACCGTTGTACATTTCTCCTTTAGCAAGAGCTCAAGAACACTTAAATATTCATTCACATTCAGGACAAAATTACCATATAAGAAGGCAGACATTACACAGAACTGCAAAGAGACTTACACATACAAATCAGCTTGCATGTGTAAATGTGTATGAGCAATCATGCTTTAGCAAACAGCAGCATCTAGtttatgtttacattttatgttTACTTTCAAACAAGCAGTGAGGATGGGGCTGAGGGAAAGGGCTGGAGCAAAGAGGATTCCAGCAGCTTCCAGCCCAGATCTGTGTCAGGAGCCCCTTGAAACAAAACTGCTCACCCCTTCCATGAGATTCGATGATCCTTTACGAGTTTTGAAGCCAGAAATTCAGCTTGAGTTTCCCTTTCAACACCGGTGAGCCGCAGGGGCAGCCCCGTCACAGCCCCGCAGCGCCCCCTACTGCCGCCTGCCGGCCCCGCAGGCGCGGCGCAGCGGAGGGACCCGAGCGCACCGGGGCAAGCATCACCCGGAGCTACTGACCTTGGGCCAGATCAAGGTCTGTGAACTGGAAGGAGGGCTGAGAACTCCGCGATTTATACTTCCACCTGGAATTTCCTGCCTGCCATCAGCAACGTTTTCAACTGCAAAAGGCACAACACTTGCCATTTCTTTAGAACCCTTTCTAAAAAGTTACACTTTGGCTTCAAAATAATCTTACCATAATTACTTCTATtccacccagctgctgcagatgtgTGTTTATCCCACTCCCTAATATTAAGCTCAGTTGCTGATCAAATTAgaccagctgcagccccccatAAAAGTGTAATTTATAATTCAACAGAATTATGGCAAGATAAATCTGTTAGTGACATCAAAACAGGCAATATTAAGATGAACCAGGAGACCAGATTGCACCAGGACTGTTAAGAGTTGTGGCAATTTTTAGTCAACAGGCTACAAGGTGATAATGCCATAAAATAGAGCCACATGGAACTTACTCTGGTCTTGCCATCAACATTACTGAAGCAAGTAAAAATCACTGGCATTCTGTGCAACTCAAAACAAATCCCCCTTTAATGACCTTACTCATGGACAAATTTGTTATACAACAGTTAGTGGTATAAAAAAGTCAAATTGTTCATCTAATTTTTGGTAAAACCCACCCAAAATTAAATGCTGCCCCAGGTCATACATCTTTGGCCATTACTGAAATTACTGAGACAGATTTGTACGGACAAACGCAAAACTGAGCCCACAAATAGGCAGTTTTCCTCTACAGTACAAGATCCCCCCTCACCATTCAAGTTCAGCCAATTTGGAAGGAATTATCAGCTTGAAACAGGTCCAGCCCATGTTTTATGAAATCACATCACATCCAGAAAGAGCTCCAATTACCAGGAAACACTTCGTTACATATATACCCTGTTACTTTATTATGTTCAAAAcctctttattttaaagactgtaAATATCTCTCACAAGCAAGAGTAATGAGGCAAAACTACATGCTGTCATCAAGTCTTATTTTCTAAGCAAGTATTTCATAGTTTCTTACTCACTTAGTGCCTCTTTCAACATGAAATATAGTAAATAAAGAACTGAGACATCAAAACAAGTCCTTACCTATGAACAAGTGTGTTCTTCAGACCACGAATTAGATGGCGTGCAATAGTTCTCACTCGAGGTGTGAGAATTGCTTGAGAAACATGAAATGTTCCATAACGACTTCGTTCCTCAAGAGTGGTCTCCAGGAACTGTATCAGTTTGTGCACATTGGTTGTATTAGCCCATGGCGCTGGCATTTTATTACCTGGCCACAGGAAGGAGTATTCCTGATACACAGGGTAGTGGTAGAATATGAGAACctaacagaacaaagaaaaatgagaaaataaaattcacaacTAGGTTATTTATATCTGAACAGCATGTTGCACTGGTTTATGCTTatgtggtgctgctgcagctagATAGCAGTGAAAAGTAAACCATgcaaagagctgctgctctggagtCACATGTGTCAGTAAAATTGTTGCACTATTGCCAAAGAAGATTGAGATCATTCTAGTTAGCTATGAGGACAGGATTGCTTTAGGGGTCATCAGTTTAAAATGATGAAGTTGCCAGGAGTATACTGAAATGTCATTCAAAGACTTCGGctcaaaagcatttcaaagcacTGTCAGAGACTATTACAGCTGTAGTTGAAGTTAAGGGTTTTAGCAGCCCTGCCATATTCTGTGGAACTCCCATTGAGTGGCTAGAGCATACTGGGCTGACTGGCATAGCGGCATTCCACCCTCACTTACTGCACGAGATGCCAAAGTCTTGCTGTCAGCAAAATCTTCTGGTAATTGAAAGTCAACATTTTACGCCTTGTAAGGGGATTGCCTATAGGAGGACAGCATGATAATGCAATTCTTGATTAACACCCAAACTTACAAATGGTTCATTCTGGACCCTAGCACTGACAGCTGATGTTCAGAGGAAATCCTTAAAGCCTCATGTACTTTACAGTTTAAGAATTACATGCTGTTGCTGAAACCCTGTTCTCTGTATGTACACATGGGAGCAGCTGCCACAGGCAAGAGGCATTTAATCTTGCCACTAAGTTTGGATGGCTGCAAAGGAGCTAAGAAATTGTGCCACACCTCAGTCATGTTAAAGTTTACATGCCTCACACTGGCCAAAGAGACAAGAGTTTATCAAGTCCTCACCAACATAAGTCAGCACAACACGTTCTTCCAGAGAGAACTTCCAGAAGAGAAAGCCTTCTGTAAGAAGCACAAGGCCCCGAGGCCACTATCATTTATTTAAGATACATGCTTGGGAGAGGGACACAGCCTAGCCACACCTTGGATGGAGGGAGTACATAGCTGCaataaacagaggaaaacatacacacaaaggAGGCCCAAGCAGGCTTTAAACtgaccaccagcagcaccaccgGTCCAATACTCTGAGTGGGAACcacaaacagcttctctgtttaaATCTAACCTTTGGGCTTGAAAAGCATTACCCATCCTTTCCTTACCTGATGTTTATTCTCCCACATGTACTGTAACGTCACATATTCTACACATTCAACAGAACAAAGTTTGGATCCAAAAGCTGACTGGATCCTGTTGATCAGGAAGTGGTGATGGCTGTCATCCATTGCATAGAAGTGATTGAAATCCAAGAAGATTACTTCCTTGGGGTGCTGCTCAAGAAAGGTGTTAATCTCCTTCAGCCCATCCCATACTTTGATGCCAAACAAGCCATGTATGAAGTAGATCTCTTGTCCTATTTCCCCAGGTTTGGAAGATACACGAAGATCAAAGTAGCGGATCCCACCTTCCAACTGCTCTTTGAAAGTCAGATTTTGAGTCACTGACCATTTCTTCATGATCTTTTTAACCAAAGAAATTCTGGCCAAACGTTTGATAGCTGTAGCTTGGTCTGGTCCCACAGGAGATTTTTCATCAACCCAGTAGCTGAAAGAATCATGTGAGCCTGGAAACAAGAGAGAAGAATACTTCATTTGAGAAAACAGCCTCCTCCAAAACACATATACCCATGTCTCCTACAAACTGAAGAGTTCTACACACATGACAGGGTCGCAGACTCACACTTGAGCGTAGCTCTTCTTTCAGACTACCCTTTACACCTCAGTTTTCCCTAACTCTACAAGAGCTATGCTTAAGGTTCTGTCTGAACTGTTTGCTTGCGTAAGCTTGCAATTTCCATGCGCTCTGGAAACAATGACTGTAAGACAAGCACCAACAGTAAAGGGAAGCTTCCTGCTAACCTTCCTTAATTTACAAACTATTAATCTACCTCTGATGCTTTCCCAGAGCCTGGTACATCACTGATTTGGTCTGAGACTCCAGCTTCACTGAAAGAATCTGAGGCTCTATTTCCATTCTACCTGGTAAATCCAACCAGGACCTAATACACTTTGAACAGGTATCTTACTCATGTGATGGACAGAGGTATTTGGACATGCACATGGCTTACCAGTACATCTCACTTCAGCCCCAAGATGTTTAAATAAACGATTAGTAGTTCAAATAGTAAGCAACAGCTGGCTCAAATTGGAGGTGGAACAATCGAGGACACCACCAGTTGCTGTGTAGCATGCTTGTTACTACCAAGTTCACAAATGCATCCTTTGCCTGGCAGTGCCTTTGAATGATACAGGTATGGTGAAtatgaaattcaacaaaaaaaaaagacatcccCAATCAAAACCATCAGTCCCTGCCAAAACAATGCAGGTCTGACAAAGCTCCTGTAATACAACCTGTATCTTGGCAGAGAAACTGCATTTCCAGTATAAAATTTGAGCTTACTAGAAAAAACCTCCAACTGAAAATTCAATACTAAATAGAAGAACTGAGAAATAAACCTCCTTCAAAGGAACAGCTTCAGAGTCAATTAAATATCCCTAGCTTGGATAAAAGAGTATCAGAACAAAGAGTAATAGGGCAGTGTATCTCAGTTTTATCCTGCTCTGGTACAGTGCAAAGACAGGCAGAAGCCGATTTGCCACAGACTGAGGTTTACCAGGAGTTTCTAATCATTTACACCAGGCACCAGCATTCTTGCCAAGAAggtgcagctgctccaggcatGATTTCCCTGTGAAGCcccagccaggaaaaaaaacactacaGGAGCTCAAACAGTCCCActctcattttttcttcaagacAGCAAGTAAGTTTCCCCATCAAGCCCAATCCCACCCACTTGCTGAAGTGCAGGGAAAGCATCTTCGCCCTAGTCACCACAAGCAACTCTTtttccagctgccctggggtACAGTGACCCTGCACCATGCTGCTGTCATTTGCATTTTCCCTTCTTGCATGCCACAGGGTTCTTCATCCCTGCACCCAGGACTGTACTTCTCTAGAATTTCCCGCTCTCAGTCCACAACTCTGTTAAAATTGGAAATGACAAATTAGAGTTTAAGACATCATTTGAGGCATCCACAGCCTCCTTCACCCAAACCTTTTATTTGTGTACTGGCACCCACTTGGAGACTGATGCATTTCCTGTGACGCAAGGTCCCAGCTCTAAACAAGATTACGATCTCAATTAGATTATCCTGTCAGGATTTTTAAATCCAGATGGAAGAACAGACTGCATGCAAACCAAACATCAGTGCACAACAACCTTAAACGCACTCTCTCAGGAATTTCAACTAGTTCAAAAGTACTGAAGAACCACTGTAAAGGTTAGTTTTCGGATGTATAAATGAACACAAACTAGTTCTGA
Proteins encoded in this window:
- the PLCXD2 gene encoding PI-PLC X domain-containing protein 2, translated to MRPSPAGREGGRRRRAAGVMAESNADWMGSLPAALRTYPLSNLAIPGSHDSFSYWVDEKSPVGPDQATAIKRLARISLVKKIMKKWSVTQNLTFKEQLEGGIRYFDLRVSSKPGEIGQEIYFIHGLFGIKVWDGLKEINTFLEQHPKEVIFLDFNHFYAMDDSHHHFLINRIQSAFGSKLCSVECVEYVTLQYMWENKHQVLIFYHYPVYQEYSFLWPGNKMPAPWANTTNVHKLIQFLETTLEERSRYGTFHVSQAILTPRVRTIARHLIRGLKNTLVHRNLPMILNWVKAQKPGVMGVNIITSDFVELVDFAATVIALNDLLLEEDESATKS